From Pararhodobacter zhoushanensis, the proteins below share one genomic window:
- a CDS encoding SAM-dependent methyltransferase — protein sequence MWENRYSKTDEYLFGTAPALFLTENPWLTAGVETALSVADGEGRNGVQLARAGLQVTSFDLSPTAVGRAKALAEKAGVTLDTRESDWQGWDWDRQFDLVVGIFIQFMPPAERPAQFANLARAVKPGGRLALHGYTPEQVALGTGGPPTIAQMWTPELLVTAFPGWRIERLAAYERDVQEGRGHSGRSALIDFVATRP from the coding sequence ATGTGGGAAAACCGCTATTCCAAGACGGATGAGTATCTGTTCGGCACCGCTCCGGCGCTGTTTCTGACCGAGAACCCGTGGCTGACGGCAGGGGTGGAAACCGCGCTGAGCGTGGCGGATGGCGAAGGGCGCAATGGCGTGCAACTGGCGCGGGCCGGGCTTCAGGTCACATCCTTCGATCTGTCACCGACGGCGGTAGGGCGCGCCAAGGCACTGGCCGAAAAGGCCGGTGTGACGCTGGATACGCGCGAAAGCGACTGGCAGGGCTGGGACTGGGACCGGCAGTTCGATCTGGTGGTGGGGATCTTCATCCAGTTCATGCCACCCGCCGAACGCCCCGCGCAATTCGCCAATCTCGCGCGGGCGGTGAAGCCGGGCGGGCGGCTGGCGCTGCATGGGTACACGCCCGAACAGGTGGCCTTGGGCACCGGAGGGCCGCCGACTATCGCGCAGATGTGGACACCCGAGCTGCTGGTGACGGCCTTCCCAGGCTGGCGCATCGAACGCCTTGCCGCCTACGAGCGCGACGTGCAGGAGGGGCGCGGTCACAGCGGGCGCTCGGCGCTCATCGACTTCGTGGCGACCCGCCCCTGA
- a CDS encoding primosomal protein N' has product MQASPVSTFAPGEPLAVLTTQPLDRLLDYRAPEGGAVIGDFVEVPLGPRKVLGCVWGPSESGLPLAKLRAVIRVLDVPPMRDELHSFLMRAAEYTLTPLSLMLFLATRAPGLSSGPAMIRVFRLGNAEPVRMTDARRRVLDVFDSYGGSALTIGEITRAAGVTGSVVNTMAAHGALIEGEAPKDQPYPRLNPGLAGKPLSEDQQAAVDALAAGGDGFGVTLLKGVTGSGKTEVYLEAVANCLRQGRQALVLLPEIGLTEGFLERVEARFGVRPGEWHSGVTMTERRRLWRMAGEGRVSMVVGARSALFLPYRDLGLIVVDEEHDTSYKQDDGVMYNARDMAVLRASLASAQVVLASATPSLESWANAEAGKYKRVDLHARFGVAELPKMRALDLRGQKMPHGRWIAPALKDAVDARLAAGEQSLLFLNRRGYAPVTTCRACGHQIACENCDSRMVEHRFLNRLMCHQCGATAPIPTACPECKTEGSMHPIGPGVERLDEETRSLWPDARVAVLSSDLFGSARALKEQIAAIAAGAADIVIGTQLVAKGHNFPLLTLVGVIDADLGLHGGDLRAAERTFQLIRQVAGRAGRHDKPGLALLQTHQPDHPVIQAILSGDDEGFWQAEANERQALAMPPYGRLAGIILSSTSLEHAFEMGNLLARNPEALHKIGAQVYGPAPAPIARVRGRHRVRLLVKAAKGAPLQQAIRAWLAPLKLPGDTRLAVDIDPQSFW; this is encoded by the coding sequence GTGCAAGCGTCCCCGGTCTCCACATTTGCCCCCGGCGAGCCGCTCGCCGTGCTGACCACGCAGCCGCTGGACCGGCTGCTGGATTACCGCGCGCCCGAGGGTGGCGCGGTGATCGGCGACTTTGTCGAGGTGCCTTTGGGGCCGCGCAAAGTGCTGGGCTGCGTGTGGGGGCCATCGGAAAGCGGGCTGCCGCTGGCCAAGCTGCGGGCGGTGATCCGGGTGCTGGATGTGCCGCCGATGCGCGACGAATTGCACAGTTTCCTGATGCGGGCGGCAGAATACACGCTGACCCCGCTCAGCCTGATGCTGTTTCTGGCGACCCGCGCGCCGGGGCTCAGTTCCGGCCCGGCAATGATCCGGGTGTTCCGGCTGGGCAATGCCGAACCCGTGCGCATGACCGACGCGCGCCGCCGGGTTCTGGACGTGTTCGACAGCTATGGCGGCTCGGCGCTGACCATCGGCGAGATTACGCGCGCCGCGGGGGTGACCGGTTCCGTCGTCAACACGATGGCTGCGCATGGCGCGCTGATCGAGGGCGAAGCGCCGAAAGATCAGCCCTATCCGCGGCTGAACCCGGGCCTTGCGGGCAAGCCCTTGTCCGAGGATCAGCAGGCGGCAGTAGACGCGCTGGCGGCGGGCGGCGACGGGTTCGGCGTGACACTGCTCAAAGGCGTGACCGGGTCGGGCAAGACCGAGGTGTATCTTGAGGCCGTGGCGAATTGCCTGCGGCAGGGGCGGCAGGCCTTGGTGCTGCTCCCTGAGATCGGGCTGACCGAAGGGTTCCTTGAGCGGGTCGAGGCGCGGTTTGGCGTGCGGCCCGGCGAATGGCATTCCGGCGTGACGATGACCGAGCGGCGGCGGCTGTGGCGCATGGCGGGTGAGGGGCGGGTGTCGATGGTGGTCGGCGCGCGCTCGGCGCTGTTCCTGCCGTACCGCGATCTGGGCCTGATCGTGGTCGATGAGGAACACGACACGTCCTACAAACAAGACGACGGCGTGATGTATAACGCCCGCGACATGGCGGTGCTGCGTGCCTCGCTGGCTTCCGCGCAGGTGGTGCTGGCCTCGGCCACGCCGTCGCTTGAAAGCTGGGCGAATGCCGAGGCGGGCAAGTACAAGCGCGTCGATCTGCACGCGCGCTTCGGCGTGGCCGAGCTGCCAAAGATGCGCGCGCTGGATCTGCGCGGGCAGAAGATGCCGCACGGGCGCTGGATCGCACCCGCGCTGAAAGACGCGGTGGATGCGCGGCTGGCGGCGGGCGAGCAGTCGCTCTTGTTCCTGAACCGGCGCGGCTATGCGCCGGTGACGACCTGCCGGGCCTGCGGGCACCAGATCGCCTGTGAAAATTGCGACTCGCGCATGGTCGAGCATCGGTTCCTGAACCGGCTGATGTGCCACCAATGCGGCGCGACAGCGCCCATTCCGACGGCGTGCCCTGAGTGCAAGACCGAAGGCTCGATGCATCCGATCGGACCGGGGGTCGAGCGGCTGGACGAGGAAACCCGCAGCCTGTGGCCCGATGCGCGGGTGGCGGTGCTGTCGTCGGATCTGTTCGGCTCGGCCCGGGCGCTCAAGGAACAGATCGCGGCGATTGCGGCGGGGGCGGCGGATATCGTCATCGGCACGCAGCTGGTGGCCAAGGGGCACAACTTCCCCTTGCTGACGCTGGTCGGTGTGATCGACGCCGATCTGGGCCTGCACGGCGGCGATCTGCGCGCGGCGGAACGCACGTTCCAGCTGATCCGGCAGGTCGCCGGGCGGGCGGGGCGGCATGACAAGCCGGGGCTGGCGCTGTTGCAGACGCACCAGCCGGACCATCCGGTCATTCAGGCGATCCTGTCGGGCGATGACGAAGGCTTCTGGCAGGCCGAGGCGAACGAGCGTCAGGCGCTGGCGATGCCGCCCTATGGGCGGCTGGCGGGGATCATCCTGTCCTCGACCTCGCTGGAACACGCGTTCGAGATGGGCAACCTGCTGGCCCGCAACCCCGAGGCCCTGCACAAGATCGGCGCGCAGGTTTACGGGCCCGCGCCCGCGCCGATCGCGCGGGTGCGCGGGCGCCACCGGGTGCGGCTGTTGGTCAAGGCAGCCAAGGGCGCGCCGTTGCAGCAGGCGATTCGGGCGTGGCTGGCCCCGCTCAAGCTGCCGGGCGATACCCGGCTGGCAGTGGATATTGATCCGCAGAGCTTCTGGTGA
- the fsa gene encoding fructose-6-phosphate aldolase, giving the protein MKFFVDTADVAAIRELNDLGMVDGVTTNPSIILKSGRDIIDVTKEICSIVDGPVSAEVVALESSAMIAEGKRLAEIAPNITIKLPLTWDGLKACKVLTGEGHMVNVTLCFSANQALLAAKAGATFISPFIGRLDDINFDGMDLIADIRQIYDNYGFETQILAASIRTVNHVTQCALVGADVMTAPPEVIRKLAQHPLTDAGLAQFMKDWEKTGQKIV; this is encoded by the coding sequence ATGAAATTCTTTGTCGATACCGCCGATGTAGCGGCCATCCGTGAGCTGAATGACCTCGGCATGGTCGATGGCGTCACCACGAATCCCTCGATCATCCTGAAATCGGGCCGTGACATCATCGACGTCACCAAAGAGATCTGCTCGATCGTTGACGGCCCGGTTTCCGCCGAAGTCGTGGCGCTGGAATCCAGCGCGATGATCGCCGAAGGCAAACGCCTGGCCGAGATCGCGCCGAACATCACCATCAAGCTGCCGCTGACCTGGGACGGTCTGAAGGCCTGCAAGGTGCTGACCGGCGAAGGCCATATGGTCAACGTCACCCTGTGCTTCAGCGCCAATCAGGCCCTGCTGGCCGCCAAAGCCGGTGCGACGTTCATCTCGCCGTTCATCGGCCGTCTGGACGACATCAACTTTGACGGCATGGACCTGATCGCGGACATCCGCCAGATCTATGACAACTACGGGTTCGAGACCCAGATCCTTGCCGCCTCGATCCGCACGGTGAACCATGTCACCCAATGCGCGCTGGTTGGCGCCGATGTGATGACCGCCCCGCCGGAAGTGATCCGCAAGCTGGCGCAGCACCCGCTGACCGATGCAGGTCTGGCACAGTTCATGAAGGACTGGGAAAAAACCGGTCAGAAAATCGTCTGA
- a CDS encoding DUF484 family protein, with translation MAATGPAQDVRTQDEWRARVLADPGLVLDDPDLMRALVLTSERAMGGNVVDLRGMAMERLESRLDRLEDTHRAVIAAAYENLSSTNQIHRALLRLLDAERFETFVLDLGGAVGEILGVDAVRLVLESPEPSSGLGKLDVILRVKKPGYVETYMSAGRPAPARPIVLRQGVPPSAGPYGEVAADLRSEALMRLDLGKGRLPGMLAMGSEDPHRFKPGQGTDLLSFFTGSFERVLRRWLS, from the coding sequence ATGGCAGCGACGGGACCGGCACAAGACGTCCGAACGCAGGATGAATGGCGGGCACGCGTGCTCGCCGATCCCGGCCTTGTGCTGGATGACCCCGATCTGATGCGCGCCCTTGTGCTGACCTCTGAACGCGCGATGGGCGGCAATGTCGTCGATCTGCGCGGCATGGCGATGGAGCGGTTGGAGTCCCGGCTGGACCGGCTGGAAGACACCCACCGCGCCGTCATCGCCGCCGCTTATGAGAACCTCTCCTCCACCAACCAGATCCACCGCGCGCTGCTGCGCCTGCTGGATGCCGAACGCTTCGAGACCTTCGTGCTCGATCTGGGCGGCGCGGTGGGAGAGATCCTTGGCGTCGATGCCGTGCGTCTGGTACTGGAAAGCCCCGAGCCGTCCAGCGGTCTGGGCAAGCTGGACGTGATCCTGCGCGTCAAGAAACCCGGCTACGTCGAGACCTACATGAGCGCCGGGCGTCCCGCGCCCGCCCGCCCCATCGTGCTGCGTCAGGGCGTGCCGCCCTCGGCTGGCCCTTACGGCGAGGTGGCCGCCGATCTGCGCTCCGAAGCCCTGATGCGCCTCGATCTGGGCAAGGGCCGACTGCCCGGCATGCTGGCGATGGGGTCTGAAGATCCGCACCGCTTCAAGCCCGGTCAGGGCACCGACCTGCTCAGCTTCTTCACCGGCAGTTTCGAGCGCGTGCTCCGGCGCTGGCTGTCGTGA
- a CDS encoding tyrosine recombinase XerC has product MTKGAPSAISPALRDALSQWLSHLGALNDASDHTVNAYRADVTEFLDFLARHHGGAAGLDQLRAVETRDLRAWMAHARAEGRGARTLARALSALKSFARWLADREAGFDATAILSARAPRHQRPLPRPLDEDAARAVTETISDEKAEAWVRARDAAVVSLLYGCGLRISEALGLTGRDSARIATPGGSLTILGKGGKERMVPVLPATAEAVAAYQRLCPWDIAPQSPLFRGMRGGPLNPRLIARAMESVRLRLGLPASATPHALRHSFATHLLSAGGDLRAIQELLGHANLSTTQVYTGVDTARLMEAYRAAHPRAKSAG; this is encoded by the coding sequence GTGACCAAGGGCGCGCCCAGCGCCATTTCCCCGGCTTTGCGCGACGCGCTTTCGCAGTGGCTGTCGCACCTTGGTGCGCTGAACGACGCCTCGGACCACACGGTCAACGCCTACCGCGCCGACGTCACCGAATTTCTCGACTTCCTCGCCCGCCATCACGGCGGTGCCGCCGGTCTGGACCAGCTGCGCGCGGTGGAAACCCGTGACCTGCGCGCGTGGATGGCCCATGCCCGCGCCGAGGGGCGCGGTGCGCGCACCCTCGCCCGTGCCCTGTCCGCGCTCAAAAGTTTCGCGCGCTGGCTGGCCGACCGTGAGGCCGGTTTCGACGCCACTGCCATCCTCAGCGCCCGCGCGCCCCGGCATCAGCGGCCCTTGCCGCGCCCGCTGGACGAAGACGCCGCCCGCGCGGTCACCGAAACCATCAGCGACGAGAAAGCCGAAGCCTGGGTCCGCGCCCGCGATGCCGCTGTTGTCTCGCTGCTCTATGGCTGCGGCTTGCGGATTTCCGAGGCGCTGGGCCTCACCGGCCGCGACTCCGCCCGCATCGCCACGCCGGGTGGCAGCCTGACCATCCTTGGCAAGGGCGGCAAGGAACGCATGGTGCCTGTCCTGCCCGCCACAGCCGAGGCTGTCGCCGCCTATCAGCGCCTGTGCCCCTGGGACATCGCGCCGCAAAGCCCGCTCTTTCGCGGCATGCGCGGCGGCCCGCTGAACCCGCGCCTGATCGCTCGCGCGATGGAAAGCGTTCGCCTGCGCCTTGGCCTGCCCGCCAGCGCCACGCCGCACGCGCTGCGCCACTCGTTCGCCACGCATCTGCTGTCCGCGGGCGGCGATCTGCGCGCCATTCAGGAATTGCTCGGCCACGCCAACCTGTCCACCACGCAGGTCTATACCGGCGTCGATACCGCCCGCCTGATGGAGGCCTACCGCGCCGCGCATCCGCGCGCGAAATCGGCAGGCTGA
- a CDS encoding CDP-alcohol phosphatidyltransferase family protein, which translates to MIETFRAYFVHMFTATGAVFAMLAMLAAVDSQWSLMFLWLVVALIVDGVDGPMARKYDVKTKAPIIDGVLLDLIIDYLTYVFIPAFALFNSGLLPGWTGWIAIIVITFASVLYFADTRMKTADASFSGFPGCWNMVAVVVFAIRPDFWVILGLVFVLSVTMFLRLKFVHPVRTQRWRAITLPMALAWVALATMAAWADFAQPMLVTWGLIITSVYLLCAGCVQQVLYRERL; encoded by the coding sequence ATGATCGAAACCTTTCGCGCCTATTTCGTGCACATGTTCACCGCCACCGGGGCGGTGTTTGCCATGCTGGCCATGCTCGCCGCCGTCGACTCGCAATGGTCGCTGATGTTCCTGTGGCTGGTCGTCGCGCTGATCGTCGATGGTGTCGACGGACCGATGGCGCGCAAGTATGACGTCAAGACCAAGGCGCCGATCATCGACGGCGTGCTGCTCGATCTGATCATCGACTACCTGACCTATGTGTTCATCCCGGCCTTCGCGCTGTTCAATTCGGGCCTACTGCCCGGCTGGACCGGCTGGATCGCGATCATCGTCATCACCTTCGCCTCGGTGCTCTACTTCGCCGATACGCGGATGAAGACCGCCGATGCCTCGTTCTCGGGCTTTCCGGGCTGCTGGAACATGGTCGCGGTGGTGGTCTTTGCCATACGGCCGGATTTCTGGGTCATTCTGGGACTGGTGTTCGTGCTGTCGGTCACCATGTTCCTGCGCCTCAAATTCGTACACCCCGTGCGCACCCAGCGCTGGCGCGCGATCACCCTGCCGATGGCGCTGGCCTGGGTCGCGCTGGCGACCATGGCCGCCTGGGCCGATTTCGCCCAGCCGATGCTGGTCACCTGGGGCCTGATCATCACCAGCGTTTACCTGCTTTGCGCCGGATGCGTGCAGCAGGTGCTCTACCGCGAGCGGCTCTAA
- a CDS encoding EamA family transporter, whose amino-acid sequence MSVGVFLAVLCAALLHAGWNAIIKTGLSKQTSMFLLSTGQAVIGLVVALCLPFPEPAVWPWLLGSGLIHMCYQLFLAYAYEQGDLSRVYPIARGAAPMLVLGVSLLFLADELEAGALWGIAVLGCGIALMARGVLTSGESRRLLPFAFGSALATAGYTLTDGLGARVSGEPVAYVGWLMVVAAVFYTPAVIALRGRAVLRADARGWGLGMLAAAASFGAYAIAVWAMTQAPIALVGALRETSILFAVLIGWWFFGDRMDRGKVLAALLIVAGVVLTRL is encoded by the coding sequence ATGAGTGTTGGTGTTTTTCTGGCCGTTCTGTGTGCAGCGCTTCTGCATGCCGGGTGGAACGCGATCATCAAGACCGGGCTGAGCAAGCAGACCTCTATGTTCCTGCTGTCGACCGGACAGGCGGTGATAGGCTTGGTTGTCGCGTTGTGTCTGCCGTTCCCTGAACCCGCGGTCTGGCCGTGGTTGCTGGGGTCAGGCCTGATCCACATGTGCTACCAGCTGTTCCTTGCCTATGCCTATGAGCAAGGCGATCTGAGCCGGGTCTATCCCATCGCACGCGGCGCGGCACCGATGCTGGTGCTGGGGGTAAGCCTGCTGTTTCTGGCGGACGAGCTGGAAGCCGGGGCGCTGTGGGGCATCGCGGTGCTGGGCTGCGGTATCGCGCTGATGGCGCGAGGTGTGCTGACCTCGGGCGAGTCGCGGCGGTTGCTGCCCTTTGCTTTCGGCTCGGCGCTGGCGACGGCGGGGTATACGCTGACCGATGGTCTGGGCGCGCGGGTCTCGGGCGAGCCGGTGGCCTATGTCGGCTGGCTGATGGTGGTGGCGGCGGTGTTCTACACGCCTGCGGTGATCGCGCTGCGGGGCCGGGCGGTGCTGCGGGCGGATGCGCGGGGCTGGGGATTGGGGATGCTGGCCGCTGCGGCGTCGTTCGGGGCCTATGCGATTGCGGTCTGGGCGATGACACAGGCCCCCATCGCGCTGGTGGGGGCGCTGCGCGAGACGTCGATCCTGTTCGCGGTGCTGATCGGCTGGTGGTTCTTTGGCGACCGGATGGACCGGGGCAAGGTGCTGGCGGCGCTGCTGATCGTCGCAGGCGTGGTGCTGACGCGGCTTTAG
- a CDS encoding LysR substrate-binding domain-containing protein, with protein sequence MNIDRRTLPLTALRAYEAFGRLGSMSTAAASLGVTHSAVSRQIRQLEELLGVSLTEGPRSATRPSATGLLLLPALARGFDALEDALRALPRTADSVDVSSLATFAMRWLIPRLHGFQALHPQLRVRLTSDHAPVDTSASGPDVAIRVGTGAWPAGYAVTPLFADLTGPVVAPALAAQVTPDFAHVPRLSSSSRVGTWEDWAHVAGHQLAPAKDTVFEHFHYKIEAALSGLGAAVLPEALIRNELTAGRLIAPYGFLPTGMEYVALLRPNPSRPARQFRDWLVQAARA encoded by the coding sequence ATGAACATAGACCGCCGCACCCTGCCGCTGACCGCCCTGCGCGCCTATGAGGCGTTTGGCAGGCTCGGCTCGATGTCCACCGCCGCGGCGTCGCTGGGCGTCACCCATTCCGCCGTCTCGCGCCAGATCCGCCAGTTGGAGGAACTTCTCGGCGTCTCGCTGACGGAAGGTCCGCGCAGCGCCACCCGCCCCTCGGCCACCGGGCTGTTGCTGCTCCCCGCCCTCGCGCGTGGCTTTGACGCGCTCGAGGACGCCCTGCGCGCCCTGCCCCGCACCGCCGACAGCGTCGATGTCTCCAGCCTTGCCACCTTCGCCATGCGCTGGCTGATCCCCCGGCTGCACGGCTTTCAGGCGCTGCACCCGCAGTTGCGCGTCCGCCTGACCTCGGATCATGCGCCGGTCGACACGTCCGCCTCGGGGCCTGATGTGGCGATCCGGGTCGGCACCGGAGCTTGGCCTGCGGGCTATGCCGTCACCCCGCTCTTTGCCGACCTCACCGGCCCGGTCGTCGCCCCCGCGCTTGCTGCGCAGGTCACGCCCGACTTCGCCCATGTCCCGCGCCTGTCCAGCAGCTCGCGCGTCGGCACATGGGAGGATTGGGCGCATGTCGCAGGCCACCAGCTTGCCCCGGCCAAGGACACCGTGTTCGAGCATTTCCACTACAAGATCGAAGCCGCGCTCTCGGGCCTTGGCGCTGCCGTGCTGCCTGAGGCCCTGATCCGCAACGAACTGACCGCCGGGCGGCTGATCGCGCCCTACGGCTTCCTGCCCACGGGGATGGAGTATGTCGCCCTGCTGCGTCCCAACCCCTCGCGCCCGGCCCGGCAGTTCCGTGACTGGCTGGTTCAGGCCGCGCGCGCCTAG
- a CDS encoding methylated-DNA--[protein]-cysteine S-methyltransferase, producing the protein MPRLTIETPTGPFTLIERDGAITAAHWGADDGEDETPLLAKAAAQVAEYFAGTRRVFDLPLRIEASAAQQAACAAMAAIPMGETRTYGEIARDLKVSAQAMGQLCGHNPIPLIVPCHRVLGASGLGGFSAPEGVETKVWLLKHERAGGLLI; encoded by the coding sequence ATGCCCCGACTGACCATCGAAACCCCTACCGGCCCCTTCACGCTGATCGAGCGCGACGGCGCGATCACGGCGGCGCATTGGGGCGCGGATGACGGCGAGGACGAGACGCCGCTGCTGGCCAAGGCGGCGGCGCAGGTGGCCGAGTATTTCGCCGGAACGCGGCGGGTGTTCGATCTGCCTTTGCGCATCGAGGCGAGTGCGGCGCAGCAGGCGGCCTGCGCGGCGATGGCGGCGATCCCGATGGGCGAGACACGGACTTACGGCGAGATCGCGCGCGATCTGAAGGTGAGCGCGCAGGCAATGGGGCAGCTCTGCGGGCACAACCCGATCCCGCTGATCGTGCCGTGTCACCGGGTGCTCGGGGCCAGCGGGCTGGGCGGGTTTTCCGCGCCCGAAGGGGTCGAGACCAAGGTCTGGCTGCTGAAACACGAGCGCGCGGGCGGGTTGCTGATCTAG